ATCACGCCCTGCACGGCGGCGTCGACGAACACCGACTGGTCGAACAGCGGCGTGATCGTGAGGCCTTCGGGCAGCGTCGGGATCACCTTCGGCAGCAGCGCCTTCAGGTCCGACACGACCTTGAGCGTCGATGCGTCGCCGTTCTTCAGGATCGATACGAGCACGCCGCGCTGGCCGTTCTGGCGCACGACGTTGGTCTGCGGCGCGAAGCCGTCGCGCACCGCTGCCACTTCGCGCAGGTAGGTCGTCGCGCCGTTGACGGTCTGGATCGGCAGGTTGTCGATGTCGGCGATCGTGTCGGCCGATGCGTTCGTGTCGATCCGGTATTCGGTCTGGCCCATCTTCGCGGTGCCGGTCGGCAGCACGAGGTTCTGCGCATTGACTGCGTTGACGATGTCGGCCGGCGTGAGGCCCTTTGCAAGCAGCGCCTGCGGATCGAGATCGATCGCGACCACGCGCGTGCGGCCGCCGTAGGGGAACGGAATCTGCACGCCCGGAACCGTGATCAGCTGCGGGCGCAGGAAGTTGAGCGCGATGTCGGCGAGCGACTGTTCGCTGAGCGTCTTGCTCGACAGCCCGAGCTGGATCACCGGGATGCTCGATGCCGAATAGGTGATCACGAGCGGCGGCGTCGCGCCCTGCGGCATCTGTCGCACGATCGCCTGCGCGGACGATACGGTCTGCGCGATCGCCGTCTGCACGTTCGCGCCGGGCTGCAGGAACACCTTCACGACCGCGATGCCGGGCAGCGACGTCGATTCGACATGCTGGATGTTGTTGACGGTCGTCGTCAGGATCCGTTCATGCACGGCCGTGATGCGGTTGGTCATCTCCGTCGCGGAGAAGCCGCTGTAATTCCAGATCACGCTGATCACGGGAATGTTGACCGCGGGCAGCACGTCGACCGGCGTGCGCATCAGCGCAAGCGGGGTGGCCAGCACGATCATGATGGCCATGACGATGAACGTGTAGGGGCGCCTGAGCGCAAGATTGACGATCCACATGGAGGCAGCGGGACAGGCGGTGATCAGGCGTCGATGAAGGGAACCCGAATGATAGGCGTCGGCGTGGAACGGGTTACTGTCGCGAAACTGGCGGAATTGTCAGGTTGGGGGCGATGGACATCGGCCGATTCTCCAGACGGAATGCTTGCGCACGCCGCGATCCGTGAACGGCTGCGGCGACGGATGCGCGCGTTGCGCCGGCGGCGGTTTCGCTCATCGCGCCGCGCTCAGATCTGTTCCATCCCGACGCGCGCGAGCGCACCGAGGTCGACGACCTCGATCTGGTTGTACGCGAGGCGCAACACGCCGCGCTTTTCGAGCTGCTGCAGCGCCTGGTTGATTCGCTGCCGCGACACGCCGACGAGCATCCCCAGTTCCTCCTGCGAGATCGACAGCGCCGGGCCGGTGTCCGGGTACAGATCGGGGTTGAAGAGCTGCGCGAGCGCCTGCGCGACGCGCGCATCGACGTCGAGCAGCCGGCTGTTCTGGATCGATGCGATGAACTCGCCCATCCGGTTGTTCAACTGGTGGATCACGAAGCGCGTGAACGGCAGGCTCGTGTCGAGCAGCGCGTGGAACGTGTCGACCGGCACGAACAGCACGGTCGAGCGCTGAATCGCGACGACCTCGTACTTGCGCAGCTCGCGCTTGATCACGCTGCCTTCGCCGAACCAGCCGCCCGAGGGCACGCCGGAAAACGTGCAGCCGCGCCCCGACGCGTTGAAGATCGCGAGCTTCAGCAGCCCGCGGTGCACGCCGATCCAGTATTCGGACGGCGCGAGCCGATGCGCGATCACGCTGCCGGCTTCGCACTGCTCGACGCGCGACTGCGCGAGCACGAGCGCCTGGTGCTCGGGCGCGAGCGTGCGGAACCAGGCACACTGGCCGAACAGCGTCGACAGCGCGGGCAACGGGCCCGGTTCGGGGAGCGTATCGGCCGGGAGGGCAGCCGCGTCGGGCGGCGCAACGAGAGGGTCGTGCATGGTGCGGGTTTGCGAGGATAGGGATAACGCGCAGCGCTCGAAAGGCACTCTGTCGTTTCGATGACAGACGGCTCACAATAGCGCCCGTTAGGCTGTCGGCAATTGAACCACATCAAAACGATCCGGGGTGGATGCACGCCGGTCGACAGAACACGGGAGACAGGATCATGACGCAGATGTTCGAGGCCGGGCTCGGCCGCCGCGACGCCAATTACGTGCCGCTCACCCCGATCGACTTCCTGGTCCGCACGGCCGAAGTCTATGGCGAGCGCCTCGCGATCGTGCACGGCGACGTGCGGCGCACCTGGGGCGAAACTTACACGCGCGCGAAGCAGCTGGCGAGCGCGCTCGCGCAGGCCGGCGTCGAGCGCGGCGACACGGTCGCGGCGATGCTGCCGAACATCCCGGCGATGGTCGAGGCGCACTTCGGCGTGCCGATGGCCGGCGCCGTGCTCAACACGATCAACACGCGGCTCGACGTGTCGTCGGTGCTGTTCATGCTGCGTCACGGCGAGGCGAAGGTGCTGATCGTCGACACCGAGTACGCGGAGCTCGCGCATCGCGCGGCGCTCGAGGTGCCGGGCCTGAAGATCGTCAGCGTCGCGGATGCGATGCCGGCCGATCCCGAGCGCTTCGCCGGCGCGACCGATTACGAAGCGTTCGTCGCGAGCGGCGACGCCGATTACGCGTGGACGCCGCCCGCCGACGAATGGGAGGCGATCGCGCTGAACTACACGTCCGGCACGACCGGCGACCCGAAGGGCGTCGTGTACCACCATCGCGGCGCGTATCTCGCGGCGATCAGCAACATCCTCGAATGGGACATGCCGAAGCACGCGGTGTATCTGTGGACGCTGCCGATGTTCCACTGCAACGGCTGGTGCTTCCCGTGGGCCGTCGCGGCGCGCGCGGGCGTGAACGTCTGCCTGCGCAAGTTCGACGCGAAGACCGTGTTCGACCTGATCCGCCGCGAACGCATCACGCACTATTGCGGTGCGCCGATCGTGCAGAGCGCGATCGCGAACGCGCCGGCCGAACTGCGCGAAGGCATCGATCACACGGTGCACGCGATGGTGGCGGGCGCGGCGCCCGCGCCGGCGGTGATCGCGAAGATGAAGGAGATCGGCTTCGACCTGCTGCACGTGTACGGGCTGACCGAGGTCTACGGCCCGGCAACGGTCTGCGCGAAACAGTCGCACTGGGAAGCGCTGCCCGATGAGGAGCGCGCGCGGCTCAATGCGCGCCAGGGCGTGCGCTACCACCTCGAAGCGGGCGCGACGGTGCTCGATCCCGACACGATGGCGCCGGTGCCGGCCGACGGCGAGACGCTCGGCGAGATCATGTTCCGCGGCAACATCTGCATGAAGGGCTACCTGAAGAACCCGAAGGCGACCGACGAAGCGTTCCACGGCGGCTGGTTCCATACCGGCGATCTCGGCGTGCTGACGCCGGACGGCTATATCCGCATCAAGGATCGCCGCAAGGACATCATCATCTCGGGCGGCGAGAACATTTCGAGCATCGAGGTCGAGGACGCGCTGTACCGGCATCCGGCCGTCGCGGTGGCGGCCGTCGTCGCGATGCCGGACCCGAAGTGGGGCGAGGTGCCGTGCGCGTTCGTCGAGCTGCGCGAAGGCGCGAGCGCGACCGAGGAGGAAATCGTCGCGCACTGCCGGCAACTGCTTGCGGGCTTCAAGGTGCCGAAGGCGGTGCGTTTCGGCGAGCTGCCGAAAACCTCGACCGGCAAGATCCAGAAGTTCCAGTTGCGCAATACGGTCGGATCGGACAAGGCGATCGACCTGGCGGGCGACAAGAAATAAAAGACGCGTGGCGCGTCGTGCGGCTCAATGCACGATGAGCCACGCGACCGCCAGATAGCGGCCGACCTTCGCGATCGTGACGATCGCGAGAAAGGTCGGCAGCGGCTCGCGCAGCACGCCGGCGATCATCGTCAGCGGATCGCCGATCACCGGCGCCCAGCTCAGCAGCAGCGACCAGCGGCCGTAGCGCGCGTACCAGCGCTCGGCGCGTGCGAGCGCGGACGGCTTGACCGGAAACCAGCGGCGCTCGCGGAAGTGTTCGATGCCGCGCCCGAGCGCCCAGTTGATCACGGAGCCCGCGACGTTGCCGATGCTCGCGACGAGCACCAGCGCCCATACGGGTTCGCGCCCGGCGAGCAGCAGGCCCGCGAGCACGGCTTCGGACTGGAGCGGAAACAGGGTCGCGGCGACCATCGACACGGCGAACAGGCCGCCGTAAGTGAGCAATTCGGACATCGCGCGATTGTACCGGCCGCTCGCCCTGGGTCACGCGGCGTCGGCGGTGCCGAACAGCAGGTGCGAGATCATCGACTTGTCTACCGGTTCGTCGTTGAGCGTGCTGGCGAGCAGTTCGCCCGCGAGCTGCTGCGGCGAGAACACCATGTCGGGCTTCAGCAGGCGCAGCCGTTCGAGGTTGCGCTGCTGGTTCACGAGCGCGACCGTGCGCACCGATGGCGCGATTTCGCGGATCGCGAGGATGATGAATGCGTTCTCGGCGTCGTCGGAACGCAGCGCGAGCACCGCGCGCGCGGTCGCCGCGCCGGCGCTCGTCAGGACCGCATGGTCGGTCGCGTCGCCGACGATCAGGTCGGTCGCGGCCGCGTAGTTGTGCTCGACGCCGGCCGGCACGACGACGGTCACAGCGTAGCCGCGCTTGCGCAGCCCGTCGTGCACCGCATGCGCGACGGGCGTCGCGCCGACGATCAGGAAATGATGTTTGCGGATCACGTTCGAAATGCCTCCCTTGACGATCCGTTTCAGATTGCCGCCGATCACGGGGCCGATGACCGCGCTGATCGACGTCGCGAATACCGTGATGCCGAGCACGATCACCGATGCGGTGAACAGGCGCGCGGTCGGCGCGTGCGGAACGATGTCGCCGTAGCCGACGGTCGACATCGACACGATCGAGAAATAGACGGCGGTGGCGAGATCGTGGACGGGCGGCGTGAATTCGTCGCCGAGATACAGCACGCCGAAGGTCGCGTAGATCAGCAGCGACACGATGCTCAGCAACGCGAACAGGCTGCTCGCGGCGATGCTCGCGCGGTTGAAGTGCCGCCAGTAATACAGCAGCGCGACGACCAGTACCGCCGTGTACACGAACACCGCGTGGCTGCGATAGCCGCCGAGCACGCTGATCGCGGCGGCCGCGACCAGCAGCAGGATCGACAGCACCCATGCGACGCGGGCGCGCAGCACGATGCCGATGGCCATCGTCGCGAGGCCGGCCGCGACGATGACCTGCGGCAGCACGACGAGCCCCGCGTTGTCGACGAGGTTCAGCGCATCGGCGAGCCATGCGTGATGGACGCCGAGTTTCGCGTGCTCGACGACGGGGCGCAGCACCATGAGCGCGTCGAGCGCGAGGAGGAGGGCGAGATACCAGTGGAGGCCGATCGGCGCGAACAGGCGCCGCAGGCGGGTAGTGACGTGCTTCATTCAGTCGCCCGGCAGGCCGGGCATGTCCAACGAACCAGCCGCTACCCTAAAGCATTCGGCGATCGGCTGCTTTTTCGCGGGGCTTGACGATACCCGCGCACCCGAACGTTCAGTTCCAGCCGACCATGATCGCGCCCATCCCCACGAGCAACCCGCCCGTCACGCGGTTCATCGCGCGCATCCGCGCGGGCCGCTGCAACGCACGGCTCAGCCGGTGCGAGAACAGCGCCATCGACGCGACGCCGCCCGCGAACAGCAGCGCGAACGTCGTGGCGAGCAGCAGGAACTGAAGGTTCAGGCTCCAGTCGGCATTCGGGCTGATGAACTGCGGAAAGAACGACGGAAAGAACAGCAGCGTTTTCGGATTCAGGCCCGACGTCGCGACGCCGCGCCAGAACAGCGCGCGTCCGGAGTCGGCATCCGGCTCGGCAATGGCGGCGCCGGCTTGGGCCGATGCGGCGGGCGCGCGGTTCAACCATTGTTTGGCGCCGAGCCAGACGAGATAGGCGGCGCCGGCCCAGCGCAGCACGGTCAGCGCGTGCTCGTTGATGTGGACCAGCGAATTCAGGCACAGCGCGGTGAGCGCGAGTTGCAGCAGCACGGCGAGCGTGCCGCCCCACACGCACGGCAACGCGCGGCGCCAGCCGGCGCGCAGCGCCTGGTTCATCGTGAGCAGGTTCACGGGGCCGGGCGCGTAGATGAGAACGGCGGAAGCAGCGAGGAACGACAGATAAAGCCTGAACGACATGACGGGAAGCGCGAGAGCGGGGATGCAGGCACCGGCTCCGCACGCGGTCGGATAGGCGTGCGGGCGGCGGGGAATCGCATGCCTGCTTGTCCGGCACCGCAACTCGTGATTGCGGCCGTGCGTCCCGGTGCGAAGGGGTTGTCGCGGGGAGCGTGCCGGGCAACAGGCATGGAGAAAATGTATCAAGCGGGCCGGTTAAAAGGCTTCCTGTTTTCCAGCAAAACGGACATGAAACCGGAATCCTGTTCAGATAGAATCCCGTTTTTCCGTAGAAGATTCTTTTCAACATGGCTACCCGCGAACGCACGGCGAAAACGCTCGACAACCAGGACCGCAAGATCCTTGGTGCATTGCAGAAAAATGCGCGTCTGTCGAACGCCGAACTGGCCGAACAGATCGGCATGTCGACGACCGCGTGCTGGAACCGCACGCGACAACTCGAAGCCGACGGCTACATCGACGGTTACGTCGCGCTGGTCAACCAGCGCATGCTCGGTTATGCGGACATCGTGATCCTCGAAGTCACGCTCGATCGCCACGAGGACGACGCGCTCGCGCGTTTCGGCTCGGAACTGGCCGCATTGCCCGAAGTGCTCGAGGCGTATCTCGTATCGGGCGAATACGACTACTGGATCAAGGTGGCGGTGGACGGCACGGCCGGCTACGAGCGTTTCCTGCGCGAAAAGCTGTACAGGATTTCGAGCATCCGTCACAGCCGCTCGATGTTCGCGCTGCGCTGCATGAAGGATGTGCCGTCGATTCAGGTGTGAAGGGGGCGCGTGGCCATCGTTGAACGGGTCGCGCATGCGGCTGCGCGATGGCGCGGAGAAAGCCGGCGAATACTGGGGAAAGGCCGCCGCAGAAGGCGCGCGGCGAAATACTGCACGCGAGCAGGCGAAACGGATGAATCTTCCGTCCGCGATGATCCGGTGCAATTGCACATCGTCCGGATAACGACTGCCTGCCCGGGCAATCGACAGACAAAACCGCGCCGAAACGGATCGGCGCCGGCATTTACATCAAGACGCTCCCGACGCGGCGAGCGAATTCAATCAGAACGCGGAACGAATCCGGCCCGTTTCAACGCTGCCTGCCCGTCACGCGGATGCCGGACGCGGCGGCCTCGCGGCGCGCGTCCGCGCAAGCGGATCAGGCAGGCAATCGTGCGGCCGGTCGTTCCGTTCAGCGCGGGAGACGCGCGTGTGCTTCAGCGATGACTTCGCAGTTCTCGAGGTGGAGCGACCAAGCTTCTGCAATCAGCTCGCCAACACGTGCGAGCCAGCCAGCGGATTGGGTGGAACGATCGGAGACATTAGACGTTTGCATGACGAAGCCCCATATAGGTGGCGAGTTAGGGATAACCCTAATCATAACGGAGCGTCACCGCCTTGTGAAATGCGATTTCGTTATATGAGAATTACTGACAATTTGTGTTGCTGCTACGCAACATGAATATGGGCGGCTTTTGCGACGCGAACGGGCGCCGCAGGGCCGTGGCAAGCACGGCCCTGCGCAGAGCAACGAAATGGCGGGAGAAGGACGATTCGATCGGCGGGACGAAGGGCGCGGCGCTTAGCGGCCGATCCACCCGAATCGCCAGGACAGCCGTCGCGT
The sequence above is drawn from the Burkholderia stabilis genome and encodes:
- a CDS encoding Crp/Fnr family transcriptional regulator; amino-acid sequence: MHDPLVAPPDAAALPADTLPEPGPLPALSTLFGQCAWFRTLAPEHQALVLAQSRVEQCEAGSVIAHRLAPSEYWIGVHRGLLKLAIFNASGRGCTFSGVPSGGWFGEGSVIKRELRKYEVVAIQRSTVLFVPVDTFHALLDTSLPFTRFVIHQLNNRMGEFIASIQNSRLLDVDARVAQALAQLFNPDLYPDTGPALSISQEELGMLVGVSRQRINQALQQLEKRGVLRLAYNQIEVVDLGALARVGMEQI
- a CDS encoding YqaA family protein; this translates as MSELLTYGGLFAVSMVAATLFPLQSEAVLAGLLLAGREPVWALVLVASIGNVAGSVINWALGRGIEHFRERRWFPVKPSALARAERWYARYGRWSLLLSWAPVIGDPLTMIAGVLREPLPTFLAIVTIAKVGRYLAVAWLIVH
- a CDS encoding LysE family translocator, translating into MSFRLYLSFLAASAVLIYAPGPVNLLTMNQALRAGWRRALPCVWGGTLAVLLQLALTALCLNSLVHINEHALTVLRWAGAAYLVWLGAKQWLNRAPAASAQAGAAIAEPDADSGRALFWRGVATSGLNPKTLLFFPSFFPQFISPNADWSLNLQFLLLATTFALLFAGGVASMALFSHRLSRALQRPARMRAMNRVTGGLLVGMGAIMVGWN
- the kch gene encoding voltage-gated potassium channel protein is translated as MKHVTTRLRRLFAPIGLHWYLALLLALDALMVLRPVVEHAKLGVHHAWLADALNLVDNAGLVVLPQVIVAAGLATMAIGIVLRARVAWVLSILLLVAAAAISVLGGYRSHAVFVYTAVLVVALLYYWRHFNRASIAASSLFALLSIVSLLIYATFGVLYLGDEFTPPVHDLATAVYFSIVSMSTVGYGDIVPHAPTARLFTASVIVLGITVFATSISAVIGPVIGGNLKRIVKGGISNVIRKHHFLIVGATPVAHAVHDGLRKRGYAVTVVVPAGVEHNYAAATDLIVGDATDHAVLTSAGAATARAVLALRSDDAENAFIILAIREIAPSVRTVALVNQQRNLERLRLLKPDMVFSPQQLAGELLASTLNDEPVDKSMISHLLFGTADAA
- a CDS encoding acyl-CoA synthetase, with the translated sequence MTQMFEAGLGRRDANYVPLTPIDFLVRTAEVYGERLAIVHGDVRRTWGETYTRAKQLASALAQAGVERGDTVAAMLPNIPAMVEAHFGVPMAGAVLNTINTRLDVSSVLFMLRHGEAKVLIVDTEYAELAHRAALEVPGLKIVSVADAMPADPERFAGATDYEAFVASGDADYAWTPPADEWEAIALNYTSGTTGDPKGVVYHHRGAYLAAISNILEWDMPKHAVYLWTLPMFHCNGWCFPWAVAARAGVNVCLRKFDAKTVFDLIRRERITHYCGAPIVQSAIANAPAELREGIDHTVHAMVAGAAPAPAVIAKMKEIGFDLLHVYGLTEVYGPATVCAKQSHWEALPDEERARLNARQGVRYHLEAGATVLDPDTMAPVPADGETLGEIMFRGNICMKGYLKNPKATDEAFHGGWFHTGDLGVLTPDGYIRIKDRRKDIIISGGENISSIEVEDALYRHPAVAVAAVVAMPDPKWGEVPCAFVELREGASATEEEIVAHCRQLLAGFKVPKAVRFGELPKTSTGKIQKFQLRNTVGSDKAIDLAGDKK
- a CDS encoding Lrp/AsnC family transcriptional regulator, producing the protein MATRERTAKTLDNQDRKILGALQKNARLSNAELAEQIGMSTTACWNRTRQLEADGYIDGYVALVNQRMLGYADIVILEVTLDRHEDDALARFGSELAALPEVLEAYLVSGEYDYWIKVAVDGTAGYERFLREKLYRISSIRHSRSMFALRCMKDVPSIQV